The following proteins come from a genomic window of Nicotiana tomentosiformis chromosome 12, ASM39032v3, whole genome shotgun sequence:
- the LOC104095131 gene encoding probable leucine-rich repeat receptor-like protein kinase At2g33170 has product MSGVFDCRSGLILIWMVFLLVSMMLVYPVEGLNAEGMYLLELKKNIRDEFNYLRNWNSSDETPCKWKGVNCTSDYNPVVQILDLRSMNLSGTLSSSIGSLVCLTILDLSYNEFTGNIPKEIGNCSKLQSLQLNDNDFYGQIPAELYKLSHLKELNLFNNMISGPISEEFGKLSSLVSFVAYTNNLIGPLPRSLGNLKKLITFRVGQNSLTGSLPAEIGDCLNLQVLGLAQNNLGGNIPKEIGMLSSLKQLVLWDNQLSGYIPKELGNCTKLELFALYQNNLVGEIPVEIGKLKFLKRLYLYWNGLNGTIPRVIGNLSSAIEIDFSENYLIGEIPTEFSQIMGLKLLYLFQNQLKGVIPQELTSLKNLERLDLSINYLTGPIPFAFQYFTELVQLQLFQNSLSGSIPQLLGIYSRLWVVDLSNNYLTGTIPPNICRNSNLIWLNLGSNNLHGDIPPGLINCVSLVQLRLNGNWLQGKFPSDVCKLRNLSALELGQNTFGSLIPPEIGNCQNLQRLDLSGNYFTHELPNEIGNLQKLVTFNVSSNLLTGQVPRKILQCKALQRLDLSKNSFIGAIPDEIGKLAQLERLLVSENKFSGKLPAALGRLSRLTELQMGGNSYSGEIPSELGNLTGLQIAMNLSYNNLSGTMPPKLGNLILLEHLYLNNNHLTGEIPITFQYLTGLMGCNFSYNNLTGPLPDIPLFQNMDVGSFIGNKGLCGGLLGECNESPSLNSDPVVESAGAPRGKIVTVIVVAVVGGISLVLILGVLYLMKRNPVQMVGFIKDNDASFPGSGIYFPPEEEFTFQDLVDATNNFHDSYVVGRGAVGTVYKAVMQSGKTIAVKKLTSNREGNNIEKSFRAEITTLGKIRHRNIVKLHGFCYHQGSNLLLYEYMAKGSLGELLHSASCSLDWPIRFMIALGAAEGLAYLHHDCKPQIIHRDIKSNNILLDEKLEAHVGDFGLAKFVDVPQNKSMSAIAGSYGYIAPEYAYTMKVTEKSDIYSYGVVLLELLTGKTSVQPLDEGGDLVTWVRHYIRDHSLTPGILDSRLDLTDKTTVNHTLTVLKIALVCTSMSPVDRPSMREVVLMLIESDELEGNFILSQV; this is encoded by the exons ATGTCTGGAGTATTTGACTGTAGAAGTGGCCTAATTCTGATTTGGATGGTTTTCTTGTTGGTTTCTATGATGTTGGTTTATCCTGTAGAAGGATTGAATGCTGAAGGAATGTACCTACTTGAGTTGAAGAAGAATATAAGGGATGAGTTTAACTATCTTAGGAATTGGAATTCTAGTGATGAGACACCATGTAAGTGGAAAGGTGTAAATTGCACTTCTGATTATAATCCAGTTGTGCAAATTCTTGATCTGAGGTCTATGAATCTTTCAGGCACTTTGAGTTCTAGCATTGGTAGTCTTGTATGTTTAACCATTCTTGACTTGTCGTACAATGAATTCACTGGAAATATTCCGAAGGAAATAGGGAACTGCTCGAAATTGCAGAGTCTCCAACTCAATGATAATGATTTTTATGGCCAGATTCCTGCTGAATTGTATAAGCTTTCTCATTTGAAAGAGTTAAATTTGTTCAATAACATGATATCTGGTCCTATTTCAGAGGAGTTTGGGAAACTCTCTTCTCTAGTTTCTTTTGTTGCATATACCAATAACCTCATTGGTCCACTCCCTCGATCACTTGGGAATCTGAAAAAACTGATAACGTTTCGAGTGGGACAGAATTCACTTACTGGAAGCTTACCCGCGGAGATTGGTGATTGCCTGAACTTACAAGTTCTTGGTCTTGCACAAAATAATCTAGGAGGAAATATACCTAAAGAGATCGGTATGCTTAGTAGTTTGAAACAACTTGTACTTTGGGACAATCAATTATCTGGCTATATTCCAAAGGAACTTGGAAATTGTACAAAACTTGAACTATTTGCTTTATACCAGAACAACCTGGTTGGAGAAATTCCTGTTGAGATAGGTAAGCTCAAATTTCTCAAGAGGTTATACCTATACTGGAATGGATTAAATGGTACTATTCCAAGGGTTATTGGAAATCTTTCTTCGGCGATAGAAATTGATTTCTCAGAAAACTATCTAATTGGAGAAATACCGACTGAGTTCAGTCAAATAATGGGCCTGAAATTGTTGTATCTTTTCCAAAACCAGCTCAAAGGTGTCATACCTCAAGAACTTACTAGTTTAAAAAACTTGGAACGTCTTGATCTGTCGATTAACTACTTAACAGGACCTATTCCATTTGCCTTTCAGTATTTCACTGAATTGGTTCAGTTACAGCTCTTTCAGAATTCTTTAAGTGGTAGTATTCCCCAACTTCTCGGGATTTATAGCCGGCTTTGGGTTGTTGATTTATCTAACAACTACCTCACAGGAACAATTCCTCCAAATATTTGTAGGAATTCCAATTTGATTTGGCTAAATCTTGGTTCAAATAACCTGCACGGAGACATTCCACCTGGTCTTATTAACTGTGTCTCGTTGGTACAACTTCGTCTTAATGGCAACTGGCTACAAGGGAAATTTCCTTCTGATGTGTGCAAATTGAGGAATTTATCTGCTCTTGAATTAGGACAGAACACGTTCGGTAGTTTAATACCTCCTGAGATTGGAAACTGTCAAAATTTGCAAAGACTTGATTTATCAGGCAACTATTTCACACATGAGTTGCCAAATGAGATAGGGAATCTTCAAAAACTTGTAACTTTTAATGTCTCATCTAACTTACTGACTGGTCAAGTACCACGAAAAATTCTGCAATGTAAGGCGCTACAACGACTTGATCTCAGCAAGAACAGCTTTATTGGTGCTATACCTGATGAAATTGGAAAACTGGCGCAGCTAGAACGCCTTTTGGTTTCAGAAAATAAGTTTTCTGGAAAGTTACCAGCAGCATTGGGGAGGCTTTCACGTTTGACTGAGCTGCAGATGGGTGGAAATTCATATTCAGGTGAAATACCATCAGAATTAGGTAATCTTACTGGTTTACAGATCGCGATGAATCTTAGTTACAACAATCTCTCTGGTACAATGCCACCTAAGCTTGGCAATCTTATTCTACTAGAGCATCTCTATCTCAACAATAATCATCTCACTGGTGAAATACCGATCACATTCCAATACCTGACCGGTCTAATGGGCTGTAACTTTTCATACAATAACCTCACCGGTCCACTGCCAGATATACCGCTGTTTCAAAATATGGATGTCGGTAGCTTTATTGGAAACAAAGGTCTTTGCGGGGGGCTTCTAGGTGAATGTAATGAATCTCCATCTTTAAATTCTGATCCTGTAGTCGAAAGTGCAGGTGCTCCTAGAGGGAAGATTGTTACTGTTATTGTTGTGGCTGTTGTTGGTGGGATTTCTCTTGTTTTGATTTTAGGTGTTTTATATTTGATGAAGCGGAATCCAGTTCAGATGGTCGGATTCATAAAAGACAATGATGCGTCATTTCCAGGTTCGGGCATATATTTCCCTCCCGAAGAGGAATTCACTTTCCAAGACTTGGTTGACGCGACAAACAATTTTCATGACAGTTATGTTGTTGGAAGAGGAGCCGTTGGGACGGTTTACAAGGCCGTGATGCAGTCTGGGAAAACGATTGCGGTTAAGAAGCTGACTTCTAACAGAGAGGGTAATAACATAGAAAAGAGTTTCCGAGCAGAGATTACAACACTGGGAAAGATCAGGCATCGTAACATTGTAAAACTCCATGGCTTTTGCTATCATCAGGGTTCTAATCTGCTTCTTTACGAGTACATGGCGAAAGGCAGCTTAGGTGAATTGCTTCATAGTGCATCTTGTAGCTTGGATTGGCCGATACGCTTTATGATAGCTCTTGGGGCAGCTGAAGGCCTTGCTTACTTACATCACGATTGCAAACCACAGATCATACACCGCGATATAAAGTCCAATAATATATTGCTTGATGAGAAGTTAGAAGCTCATGTTGGTGATTTTGGTCTAGCTAAATTTGTTGACGTGCCTCAAAATAAGTCGATGTCTGCAATTGCTGGATCATATGGCTACATTGCCCCTG AATATGCTTACACAATGAAAGTAACAGAAAAGAGCGATATCTATAGTTACGGAGTTGTCCTTCTGGAGTTACTAACTGGAAAAACATCAGTACAGCCACTAGATGAAGGAGGTGATCTAGTTACTTGGGTGAGACATTATATTCGGGACCATTCGTTAACGCCAGGGATACTTGATAGCCGATTGGATTTAACCGATAAAACTACAGTTAATCATACGCTTACAGTTTTGAAAATTGCATTAGTGTGTACTAGTATGTCCCCAGTTGATCGTCCTTCAATGCGTGAGGTCGTGTTAATGTTGATCGAGTCTGATGAGCTAGAAGGTAACTTCATCTTGTCTCAAGTTTAA
- the LOC104102693 gene encoding chalcone synthase G-like yields the protein MATVMEFRRAQRAEGPATVLAIGTANPSNCFDQNTYPDYFFRVTNSEHKTELMEKFKRMCEGSMIKKRYLHLTEEILKKNPNICEYKAPSFDARQEIAIVEVPKLGQKAAENAIKEWCQFKSKITHLVVCTTTSVEIPGADYQLTKLLALSPSVKRLMLYQQGCFGGGAALRLAKDLAENNKGARVLIVCSEITVLSFHAPSDTELDVLVGQALFGDGASAAIVGSDPIITVETPLFEIIFATQTLLPDTGHAIYGNLSEAGLVAHIHKDVPLLISKDIERILEEVFRPFGISDWNSIFWVVHAGGRTILDQIEVKLGLKPEKLKATRHVMSEYRNMGSACVLFVLDEMRKASIKKGLGTTGEGLEWGVLCGFGPGLTIETIVLHSISI from the exons ATGGCCACTGTTATGGAATTTCGTAGGGCACAACGGGCCGAGGGGCCGGCCACTGTGTTGGCCATTGGAACAGCCAATCCTTCCAATTGTTTCGATCAAAACACCTATCCTGACTATTTTTTTCGTGTCACTAACAGTGAGCATAAAACTGAGCTTATGGAGAAGTTTAAGCGCATGT GTGAGGGATCAATGATTAAAAAGAGGTATTTGCACTTAACAGAGGAAATCTTGAAAAAGAATCCTAATATTTGTGAATACAAAGCACCTTCCTTTGATGCTAGGCAAGAAATTGCGATTGTTGAAGTACCAAAACTTGGCCAGAAAGCTGCAGAAAATGCCATCAAAGAATGGTGCCAGTTCAAGTCCAAGATTACTCATTTGGTCGTTTGCACCACTACTAGTGTGGAGATTCCGGGGGCTGACTACCAACTCACTAAACTTCTTGCACTTAGTCCATCAGTCAAGCGACTCATGTTGTACCAACAAGGTTGTTTTGGTGGTGGCGCTGCTCTACGATTAGCCAAAGACTTGGCCGAGAATAACAAGGGCGCTCGGGTCCTTATTGTTTGCTCAGAAATCACTGTGCTCAGCTTTCATGCCCCAAGTGACACCGAGTTAGATGTTTTGGTTGGACAAGCCCTCTTTGGTGATGGGGCATCAGCTGCCATTGTTGGTTCAGATCCAATTATAACGGTAGAAACGCCTTTGTTTGAGATTATATTCGCGACCCAAACTCTTCTACCAGACACTGGACATGCAATCTATGGTAACCTCAGTGAGGCTGGGCTAGTAGCCCATATACATAAGGATGTTCCACTACTAATCTCAAAAGATATAGAGAGAATCCTAGAGGAAGTATTCCGGCCTTTCGGAATTTCTGATTGGAACTCCATATTTTGGGTAGTTCATGCTGGTGGACGTACAATTTTAGATCAAATTGAAGTAAAGTTGGGCCTAAAGCCTGAAAAACTCAAGGCAACAAGGCATGTCATGAGTGAATATAGGAACATGGGCAGTGCTTGTGTTTTGTTTGTTTTGGATGAGATGAGGAAAGCCTCTATCAAAAAAGGGTTAGGCACCACTGGTGAAGGGCTAGAGTGGGGCGTGCTTTGTGGTTTTGGACCTGGGCTAACTATTGAGACAATTGTCCTTCACAGTATCTCTAtttag
- the LOC104102692 gene encoding chalcone synthase J-like isoform X1, which yields MATVEEIRRAQRAEGPATVLAIGTANPPNCFDQSTSPDYFFRVTNSEHKTELKEKFKRMCDGSMIKRRYFHLTEEILAKNPNFCEYKAPSFNARQDIAIVEVPKLGQKAAEKAIKEWGQSKSKITHLVFCTTSGVDIPGADYQLTKLLELSLVVKRYMMYQQGCFGGGAAVRLAKDLAENNKDARVLVVCSELISLLGFHAPNETESEVLVGQTLFGDGASAVIIGSDPIITIETPLFELIFATQTLLPDSGHAITGNLNEAGLIAEIHKDTPMLISKNIEKILVGAFQPLGISDWNSIFWVSHAGGRAILDQIELKLGLKPEKLKATRHVLSEYGNMSSAYVLFVLDEMRKASTREGLGTTGEGLEWGVLLGFGPGLTIEAVVLRSVSV from the exons ATGGCCACTGTTGAGGAAATTCGTAGGGCACAACGGGCCGAGGGGCCGGCCACCGTGTTGGCCATTGGAACGGCCAATCCTCCCAACTGTTTTGATCAAAGCACTAGTCCTGACTATTTTTTTCGTGTCACTAACAGTGAGCATAAAACTGAGCTTAAGGAGAAGTTTAAGCGCATGT GTGACGGGTCAATGATAAAAAGAAGGTACTTTCACTTAACAGAGGAAATCTTGGCAAAAAATCCTAATTTTTGTGAATACAAAGCACCTTCCTTTAATGCTAGGCAAGACATAGCGATTGTTGAAGTACCAAAACTTGGCCAAAAAGCCGCCGAAAAGGCCATCAAAGAATGGGGTCAGTCCAAATCCAAGATTACTCATTTGGTCTTTTGCACCACTAGTGGTGTGGATATTCCTGGTGCTGACTATCAACTCACTAAACTTCTTGAACTTAGCCTAGTAGTCAAGCGATACATGATGTACCAACAAGGTTGTTTTGGTGGTGGTGCTGCTGTCCGATTAGCCAAGGACTTAGCTGAGAATAATAAAGATGCTCGGGTTCTTGTTGTTTGCTCAGAATTAATCAGTTTGCTCGGCTTCCATGCCCCAAATGAAACCGAGTCCGAAGTTTTGGTTGGGCAAACTCTCTTTGGTGATGGGGCATCAGCTGTCATTATTGGTTCCGATCCAATTATAACTATAGAAACGCCTTTGTTTGAGCTTATATTCGCGACCCAAACTCTTCTCCCGGACAGTGGACATGCAATTACTGGTAACCTCAATGAGGCTGGGTTGATAGCTGAAATACATAAGGATACTCCAATGCTAATATCAAAAAACATTGAGAAGATTCTAGTGGGAGCATTCCAGCCTTTGGGTATTTCAGATTGGAACTCTATCTTTTGGGTATCCCATGCAGGTGGACGTGCAATTTTGGATCAAATTGAACTAAAATTGGGTCTAAAGCCTGAAAAACTCAAGGCTACAAGGCATGTCTTGAGTGAATACGGGAACATGAGCAGTGCCTATGTTTTGTTTGTTTTGGACGAGATGAGGAAAGCCTCTACCAGGGAAGGATTGGGTACCACCGGTGAAGGACTTGAGTGGGGCGTCCTTTTGGGTTTTGGGCCTGGTCTAACCATTGAGGCGGTCGTCCTCCGCAGTGTTTCTGTTTAG
- the LOC104102692 gene encoding chalcone synthase J-like isoform X2 — MIKRRYFHLTEEILAKNPNFCEYKAPSFNARQDIAIVEVPKLGQKAAEKAIKEWGQSKSKITHLVFCTTSGVDIPGADYQLTKLLELSLVVKRYMMYQQGCFGGGAAVRLAKDLAENNKDARVLVVCSELISLLGFHAPNETESEVLVGQTLFGDGASAVIIGSDPIITIETPLFELIFATQTLLPDSGHAITGNLNEAGLIAEIHKDTPMLISKNIEKILVGAFQPLGISDWNSIFWVSHAGGRAILDQIELKLGLKPEKLKATRHVLSEYGNMSSAYVLFVLDEMRKASTREGLGTTGEGLEWGVLLGFGPGLTIEAVVLRSVSV; from the coding sequence ATGATAAAAAGAAGGTACTTTCACTTAACAGAGGAAATCTTGGCAAAAAATCCTAATTTTTGTGAATACAAAGCACCTTCCTTTAATGCTAGGCAAGACATAGCGATTGTTGAAGTACCAAAACTTGGCCAAAAAGCCGCCGAAAAGGCCATCAAAGAATGGGGTCAGTCCAAATCCAAGATTACTCATTTGGTCTTTTGCACCACTAGTGGTGTGGATATTCCTGGTGCTGACTATCAACTCACTAAACTTCTTGAACTTAGCCTAGTAGTCAAGCGATACATGATGTACCAACAAGGTTGTTTTGGTGGTGGTGCTGCTGTCCGATTAGCCAAGGACTTAGCTGAGAATAATAAAGATGCTCGGGTTCTTGTTGTTTGCTCAGAATTAATCAGTTTGCTCGGCTTCCATGCCCCAAATGAAACCGAGTCCGAAGTTTTGGTTGGGCAAACTCTCTTTGGTGATGGGGCATCAGCTGTCATTATTGGTTCCGATCCAATTATAACTATAGAAACGCCTTTGTTTGAGCTTATATTCGCGACCCAAACTCTTCTCCCGGACAGTGGACATGCAATTACTGGTAACCTCAATGAGGCTGGGTTGATAGCTGAAATACATAAGGATACTCCAATGCTAATATCAAAAAACATTGAGAAGATTCTAGTGGGAGCATTCCAGCCTTTGGGTATTTCAGATTGGAACTCTATCTTTTGGGTATCCCATGCAGGTGGACGTGCAATTTTGGATCAAATTGAACTAAAATTGGGTCTAAAGCCTGAAAAACTCAAGGCTACAAGGCATGTCTTGAGTGAATACGGGAACATGAGCAGTGCCTATGTTTTGTTTGTTTTGGACGAGATGAGGAAAGCCTCTACCAGGGAAGGATTGGGTACCACCGGTGAAGGACTTGAGTGGGGCGTCCTTTTGGGTTTTGGGCCTGGTCTAACCATTGAGGCGGTCGTCCTCCGCAGTGTTTCTGTTTAG